Proteins from a single region of Acidobacteriota bacterium:
- a CDS encoding PD-(D/E)XK nuclease family protein — MKLLTGSANSGKTRNLLSRIAQCVSDKQQSALLIIPSSAAADIFHEALQTVISENLPDKAKPLVITFPNLFQKVLGLCKEQRDYLTSLERDRVLRNVVAGLAEQNALSYFHNIAHKSGLIDSLATFIDELWRSNTDAKRFTQLIGLTSKKAQDVALIFGEYEKALEQMPAVDAEGAGVRAVKALEKLLTNPSANLSLIEKIKSEFPLVACDGFDFYTPTQIRLLELLGHCGVETVASLTYEADRAVHLWHKPTWERFVDMGAEVVHFDSPSETSISQAATRLMREQIADLPGESFDETGQASQPINIISAPDRGVEVRAVAREIKRLTIEDNFALEDITIVCRSLATYAHHCERIFAECGIRVMLDCQLALAENPCVIAVIKLLQLEINHFRRRLVIDALRSPYFDFSAFELTGERVDVLDDLSLKAGVMQGHNQWIEAIEKPAKKTGEDENADIVEFDKLPEPALRSSLANQVKAFFQALSFPENEQRKNYAQRIKNLLTKLQVAERIQLGKSAVVDALALQRLLALLDFFASERAQGDALESAKILSRELFFADFFRAINQISFARPDNRHPAILVQEAHNLRPRTYRAIFIVGLNEGEFPKKSAETAPYTRLEKANLRRAGIDFTETTSDAGADLTQFHKAMTRATQRLFLSYARTDFAGGELLKSYLLDEVCAVAETRELRLSQIETADAKSFDEAASLEELAQRTALAMRKQLDSDKPLSPNPLIKSASTLLTGSLTSWTTTVRASQIERLRLAGLGRGIYGGIIANEKLAAKIQQQFNEDYLFSASKINDYGLCPFRFFARNVLRLAPVDEPREGFAPDRLGTAYHEILERAYRMLKEQGMALSEATFATAAEIVEQVSEAVLTEMLEKGEVRQTPLWEFEKADMKKRVVNLLRAEMHWNADNAAVPVRFEQRFGYGKQPPLVIGSLSGNIRIRGQIDRIDERDGELVVIDYKTARTPVSAREAEAGRNLQLPIYLMAADRVLLPDKAVAAGYYLHITSCKKGSELPKKNLSVKEVVEKAEDFINDYVSSIRRAEFPIAPNQNRCPPCEFETMCRIQSLGTSADED; from the coding sequence ATGAAATTACTCACAGGCAGCGCCAATTCCGGTAAAACGCGAAATCTACTTTCGCGCATTGCTCAATGTGTCTCTGACAAACAGCAAAGCGCGTTGCTCATTATTCCGTCATCGGCGGCTGCGGATATATTTCATGAAGCCTTGCAGACGGTCATTTCAGAAAATTTACCGGATAAAGCGAAACCACTGGTCATTACTTTTCCGAACCTCTTTCAAAAAGTTTTAGGATTGTGCAAAGAACAACGCGATTATTTAACCTCGCTTGAACGCGACAGAGTATTGCGCAATGTGGTTGCCGGTTTAGCCGAACAAAACGCCCTCAGTTATTTCCACAACATCGCTCACAAATCCGGGCTGATTGATTCGCTCGCAACCTTTATTGATGAACTCTGGCGCAGTAATACCGATGCCAAACGCTTCACCCAACTCATCGGGCTTACCAGTAAAAAAGCTCAGGATGTAGCGTTGATTTTTGGCGAATATGAAAAGGCGCTTGAGCAAATGCCGGCGGTTGATGCGGAAGGCGCAGGGGTACGGGCAGTAAAGGCGCTGGAAAAGCTTTTAACCAACCCATCTGCGAACCTATCGTTGATAGAAAAAATCAAAAGCGAATTTCCGCTGGTCGCTTGTGACGGTTTTGATTTTTATACGCCAACACAAATTCGTTTGCTTGAGTTGCTCGGTCATTGCGGAGTGGAAACCGTTGCCAGTTTAACTTACGAAGCCGACCGCGCGGTTCACCTCTGGCATAAACCGACGTGGGAACGGTTTGTTGATATGGGTGCGGAGGTTGTTCATTTTGATTCGCCATCGGAAACCTCAATTTCACAAGCAGCAACTCGCTTGATGCGGGAACAAATCGCGGATTTGCCAGGCGAGTCATTTGATGAAACGGGGCAAGCGTCGCAGCCGATTAACATCATCTCAGCGCCCGACCGCGGTGTAGAAGTTCGCGCCGTTGCCCGTGAAATTAAACGCCTGACGATTGAAGATAATTTTGCTCTTGAAGACATCACCATCGTTTGCCGTTCGCTTGCAACCTATGCCCATCATTGCGAACGAATTTTCGCGGAATGCGGCATTCGGGTGATGCTTGATTGCCAACTCGCGCTTGCGGAAAACCCTTGCGTGATTGCAGTGATCAAACTGTTGCAACTCGAAATCAATCACTTCCGCCGCCGCTTGGTTATTGACGCTCTGCGCTCGCCCTATTTCGATTTTTCGGCGTTTGAACTCACGGGCGAACGTGTCGATGTGTTGGATGATTTATCGCTTAAAGCAGGTGTGATGCAGGGGCACAATCAATGGATTGAAGCGATTGAAAAGCCCGCAAAAAAAACAGGCGAAGATGAAAACGCCGACATAGTTGAATTCGATAAATTGCCTGAACCTGCCTTGCGTTCGTCACTGGCAAATCAAGTGAAGGCGTTTTTTCAGGCGCTTTCATTTCCTGAAAATGAGCAGAGAAAAAACTATGCTCAACGAATTAAAAACCTGCTGACTAAATTGCAGGTTGCCGAGAGGATTCAACTCGGTAAGTCCGCCGTTGTCGATGCCCTCGCTTTGCAGCGATTGCTGGCGTTGCTTGACTTCTTTGCCAGTGAGCGGGCGCAAGGCGACGCCCTCGAATCGGCAAAAATTCTCAGCCGGGAATTATTTTTTGCGGATTTCTTTCGGGCGATTAATCAAATTTCGTTTGCCCGACCGGACAACCGGCATCCCGCGATTCTTGTTCAGGAAGCGCACAATCTGCGTCCGCGAACCTACCGGGCAATTTTTATTGTTGGTTTGAACGAAGGCGAATTTCCTAAGAAATCTGCGGAAACTGCGCCTTACACGCGGCTGGAAAAAGCGAACCTGCGACGCGCAGGGATTGATTTTACCGAAACCACCAGTGATGCCGGAGCCGACCTGACGCAATTTCATAAAGCGATGACCCGCGCCACGCAGCGCCTGTTTTTGAGTTATGCGCGAACCGATTTTGCCGGTGGTGAATTGCTGAAATCCTATCTCCTCGATGAAGTGTGCGCGGTCGCTGAAACCCGGGAGCTTCGTCTTTCGCAAATTGAAACCGCCGATGCGAAAAGTTTTGATGAGGCAGCATCGCTTGAAGAGTTAGCCCAACGCACAGCCCTGGCGATGCGTAAACAGTTGGACAGCGACAAACCGCTTTCGCCAAATCCGCTCATCAAATCAGCCTCCACGCTTTTAACCGGGAGTTTAACAAGTTGGACGACGACGGTGCGGGCATCGCAAATTGAACGATTGCGACTGGCTGGATTAGGGCGCGGCATTTATGGCGGCATCATCGCCAATGAAAAACTGGCGGCGAAAATTCAACAGCAGTTCAATGAAGATTATCTGTTCAGCGCCAGCAAAATTAATGATTATGGTTTATGTCCGTTTCGCTTTTTTGCGCGCAATGTATTGCGCCTCGCGCCGGTCGATGAACCCAGGGAGGGCTTTGCGCCTGATAGGTTGGGAACCGCCTATCACGAAATTCTCGAACGCGCCTATCGAATGTTGAAAGAGCAGGGCATGGCGCTTTCGGAAGCAACGTTTGCGACTGCCGCAGAAATCGTTGAGCAGGTGAGCGAAGCGGTGCTCACAGAAATGCTTGAAAAAGGCGAAGTCAGACAGACACCGCTCTGGGAATTTGAAAAAGCCGATATGAAAAAGCGCGTGGTCAATTTATTACGCGCCGAAATGCATTGGAACGCGGATAACGCGGCGGTGCCGGTGCGCTTTGAACAGCGCTTTGGTTACGGCAAACAGCCGCCGCTGGTCATTGGGAGTCTTTCAGGCAACATCCGAATTCGCGGGCAGATTGACCGCATTGATGAACGCGACGGGGAACTGGTAGTGATTGATTACAAAACCGCGCGCACGCCGGTGAGCGCCCGCGAAGCCGAAGCCGGACGCAATCTGCAATTGCCGATTTATTTAATGGCTGCCGACCGCGTGTTGTTGCCTGATAAAGCGGTCGCCGCCGGGTATTATCTGCATATTACGAGTTGTAAGAAAGGCTCGGAACTCCCGAAAAAAAATCTCTCGGTCAAAGAGGTCGTCGAAAAAGCCGAAGACTTTATCAATGATTATGTCAGTAGCATTCGCCGCGCCGAATTTCCCATAGCGCCAAATCAAAATCGTTGTCCACCGTGCGAATTTGAAACCATGTGTCGTATACAATCATTAGGGACGTCAGCAGACGAAGATTAA
- a CDS encoding thiamine pyrophosphate-dependent dehydrogenase E1 component subunit alpha, with amino-acid sequence MIRYPAYDPPEYVNWQADAAVLAEYSDTLERDAHRREIIRALEPAKHLAIYAGLLRNRLHDIALKRWVMQGVISKAWLGTGEEATTIGVVHALNRASEHQAHDFVAPMIRNAGACHEMGMPLADMLRGYLGTADSPTRGRDLHIGDFRHGVIAPVSPVGDIIAVTTGIALSFKLNREPRIAVTWIGDGSTKSGVFHEAMNFCAVQRLPMIVIIQNNQVALGTRLEQHHRSDFAQWHEAYGVPGLTFDGNNVLDAYAAAKIAVDGCRSGEGPFLLVSETFRMGGHATHDEREARHTFDAKLFEHWGKRDPIGLYENYLLEGTLDLESGRRLRRTNAMRERNEAILRQVEAQVLKEIEQSEQDALASVKTQKPVPESAREGVYRETPKESGRKFKTVASD; translated from the coding sequence ATGATTCGTTATCCGGCATACGACCCGCCAGAATATGTAAACTGGCAAGCAGACGCTGCGGTTCTCGCAGAATATTCGGACACTTTAGAACGTGACGCGCATCGGCGCGAAATTATTCGCGCCCTGGAACCGGCAAAACATCTCGCGATTTATGCGGGGCTGCTGCGCAATCGTTTACATGACATCGCGCTGAAACGTTGGGTGATGCAGGGTGTCATTTCCAAAGCCTGGCTCGGTACAGGCGAAGAAGCCACGACCATCGGCGTGGTTCACGCGCTCAATCGCGCCAGCGAACATCAAGCGCATGATTTCGTCGCCCCGATGATTCGCAACGCCGGCGCTTGTCACGAAATGGGGATGCCGCTTGCCGATATGTTGCGCGGCTATCTGGGCACTGCCGATTCGCCAACACGCGGACGCGATTTACACATTGGCGATTTCCGTCATGGCGTCATCGCGCCCGTCAGTCCCGTCGGTGACATCATCGCCGTAACAACCGGCATTGCGCTCTCTTTCAAGTTAAATCGCGAGCCACGCATTGCCGTGACCTGGATTGGCGACGGTTCAACCAAATCCGGTGTTTTTCACGAAGCCATGAATTTTTGCGCGGTTCAACGATTGCCCATGATCGTCATTATTCAAAACAATCAGGTGGCGCTTGGCACACGTCTGGAGCAGCATCATCGCAGCGATTTCGCCCAGTGGCATGAGGCATACGGGGTGCCGGGTCTGACCTTTGACGGCAACAATGTGCTGGATGCTTATGCTGCTGCGAAAATTGCCGTAGATGGTTGTCGAAGTGGCGAAGGACCATTTTTACTGGTCAGCGAAACTTTCCGAATGGGCGGGCACGCAACCCATGACGAACGTGAAGCGCGTCACACTTTCGATGCGAAACTTTTCGAGCATTGGGGCAAACGTGACCCGATTGGCTTGTATGAAAACTATTTGCTGGAAGGGACATTGGATTTAGAAAGCGGTCGCCGCCTGCGTCGCACCAACGCCATGCGCGAGCGCAATGAAGCAATTCTTCGACAAGTTGAAGCGCAGGTTTTAAAAGAGATTGAGCAGTCGGAACAGGATGCTCTTGCAAGTGTGAAAACGCAAAAGCCGGTTCCCGAATCGGCGCGTGAAGGCGTTTACCGGGAAACGCCGAAAGAGTCCGGGCGCAAATTTAAAACCGTCGCTTCCGATTAA
- a CDS encoding BON domain-containing protein, producing MAKRILVLLLVLIVAGGGFYVYKYGFKRPALFASSEDEATTNRVKAAFAMSKRMSGYNFDVATADGVVTLTGQLPSEGLKNLAGEIARDTKGVREVQNNIAVDPDVQPASENAHVADLEIRAAILESFAKSPELGGKPIDVKVENRTVTLSGSVETQTQRNGAEQAARAVDGVAAIANELKVTNPQAVSEPVPPTTQPTTADLAKQIEFELYRTGAFDTLTMKINASGNSVTLAGSVRSMAEKILAEKIAQSTPGVVKVINELTVSATAQRSAPSKSAPTKP from the coding sequence ATGGCGAAAAGAATATTGGTTCTTCTCCTTGTGCTGATTGTCGCGGGCGGCGGATTTTATGTTTATAAATATGGATTCAAACGACCTGCCCTTTTCGCTTCTTCCGAAGACGAAGCCACTACCAATCGCGTCAAAGCCGCATTCGCAATGTCGAAACGCATGTCCGGTTATAATTTCGATGTCGCAACCGCCGATGGTGTCGTCACGCTGACCGGACAGTTGCCCTCCGAAGGTTTGAAAAATCTCGCGGGTGAAATCGCCCGCGATACCAAAGGCGTCAGAGAAGTTCAAAACAACATCGCGGTTGACCCCGATGTGCAACCGGCTTCGGAAAACGCGCACGTTGCCGATTTGGAAATTCGCGCCGCGATTTTGGAATCCTTTGCCAAAAGTCCCGAACTCGGCGGCAAGCCGATCGACGTAAAAGTTGAAAATCGCACGGTGACACTTAGCGGAAGCGTCGAAACCCAAACTCAACGCAACGGTGCGGAACAGGCTGCGCGAGCGGTTGACGGAGTGGCGGCGATTGCCAATGAATTGAAAGTGACCAATCCGCAAGCGGTCTCTGAACCTGTACCACCCACGACGCAACCAACGACCGCCGATTTAGCCAAGCAGATTGAATTTGAACTCTATCGCACAGGCGCATTTGATACCTTGACCATGAAAATCAACGCCAGCGGCAACAGCGTGACACTTGCGGGCAGCGTGCGCTCGATGGCTGAAAAAATACTGGCAGAGAAAATCGCGCAATCGACGCCCGGCGTGGTGAAGGTCATCAATGAACTGACGGTGTCTGCGACTGCGCAACGAAGCGCGCCATCGAAATCCGCGCCCACAAAACCGTGA
- a CDS encoding chloride channel protein, which translates to MAQRAERTKKWYQIELGATRIFQSLRLPANQKYFLLTITIAVACGLTAVLYHFLIRLVSANLIERALSVQGTSRIVWILLVTTGGGLIAGILLHYFAPNARGSGIPQVKVAYTMEYGRVPLRGSTWKAVISALCVGSGASLGREGPTVQICAAISNAISRLFSVPRRIQMNQTPVASAAALAAAFNAPLAAVTFAIEEIIGDLNQKLAASIVIAAVIASTIERWILGVHPLFSGANVYALNRPLELLAYAALGVAAGVVGVIFTKMILFLRMFFRDRINIPIWSKPALGGAIIGAIGLWQPNALGLGYDYLGEILRAQDNLLIKGVLALMLAKALTASFSYGSGMSGGVLGPSMFVGGLLGTAMWHLVYYMNPSAEIARGAFALVGMGAMFAAVIRVPMTSILLIFEMTYNYEIILSVMIANAIAYLVAQRISPLSIYEAFMFQDGTHLGHTTKTTDALSRITAATVMTENVVTLPDDISVSEARDLVGRLDFHGYPVLKQGKMVGLVTTNDLKRAEAEGREKALISSVMVHKVVHAHPDQTLDTVILKLAQRELSQLPVVSRADDTRLLGIITLRDVARAQARLASSKYMLDPDDTIRPVNL; encoded by the coding sequence ATGGCACAACGAGCGGAACGCACAAAAAAATGGTATCAAATCGAACTCGGCGCAACGCGCATCTTTCAATCCCTACGCTTACCGGCTAATCAAAAATATTTTCTGCTCACCATAACCATTGCCGTCGCCTGCGGACTCACAGCCGTTTTGTATCACTTTCTTATTCGTCTGGTGTCAGCCAATCTCATCGAACGCGCTTTAAGCGTTCAAGGCACCTCGCGCATCGTCTGGATTTTACTGGTGACGACCGGCGGCGGATTGATTGCCGGAATTCTGTTGCATTACTTTGCGCCGAATGCGCGGGGCAGCGGTATTCCGCAAGTCAAGGTCGCTTACACGATGGAGTACGGGCGGGTGCCGTTGCGTGGCTCAACATGGAAAGCGGTGATTTCTGCGTTATGCGTAGGGTCTGGCGCATCACTTGGACGCGAAGGTCCGACGGTGCAAATCTGTGCAGCCATCTCGAATGCGATTTCGCGCCTCTTTTCGGTGCCGCGTCGCATACAGATGAATCAAACCCCTGTGGCTTCGGCGGCGGCGCTCGCGGCGGCATTCAATGCGCCGCTTGCGGCAGTGACCTTTGCGATTGAAGAAATCATCGGCGATCTCAACCAGAAACTTGCAGCGTCAATCGTCATCGCGGCGGTTATCGCTTCGACGATTGAACGCTGGATACTCGGCGTCCATCCGTTGTTTTCGGGCGCGAATGTCTATGCCTTGAATCGCCCATTGGAACTTCTGGCTTATGCCGCGCTCGGCGTGGCGGCAGGTGTAGTTGGGGTGATTTTCACCAAGATGATTCTTTTTCTGAGAATGTTTTTTCGCGACCGGATTAACATTCCCATCTGGTCAAAGCCTGCGCTTGGGGGCGCGATTATCGGGGCGATTGGTTTATGGCAACCGAATGCGCTGGGGTTGGGCTATGACTATCTCGGTGAAATTTTACGCGCTCAGGATAACCTGTTAATCAAAGGCGTACTCGCTTTGATGCTTGCGAAAGCCCTGACTGCTTCGTTCAGTTACGGGTCGGGAATGTCCGGCGGGGTTTTGGGTCCTTCGATGTTTGTTGGCGGCTTGCTCGGCACGGCGATGTGGCATCTGGTTTATTACATGAACCCGTCGGCGGAAATTGCCAGAGGCGCATTTGCATTGGTCGGAATGGGCGCGATGTTTGCGGCGGTCATTCGTGTGCCGATGACTTCGATATTGCTCATCTTCGAGATGACCTATAACTACGAGATTATTCTATCGGTGATGATTGCCAATGCGATTGCCTATCTGGTCGCGCAACGAATTTCACCATTAAGTATTTATGAAGCGTTTATGTTTCAAGATGGCACGCATCTCGGACATACAACCAAGACGACGGATGCGCTCTCACGAATAACCGCAGCAACCGTGATGACCGAAAACGTTGTCACCTTGCCCGATGACATCAGTGTTTCGGAAGCCAGGGATTTGGTCGGGCGCTTGGATTTTCATGGTTATCCGGTATTGAAACAGGGGAAGATGGTGGGACTCGTCACCACCAATGATTTGAAACGCGCCGAAGCCGAAGGCAGAGAGAAAGCCTTGATTTCATCGGTGATGGTTCATAAAGTCGTTCACGCGCATCCCGACCAGACGTTGGATACGGTGATTTTAAAACTCGCGCAACGCGAACTCTCGCAACTGCCGGTGGTGTCGCGCGCCGATGACACCCGGCTGCTCGGCATTATTACGTTGAGAGATGTGGCGCGGGCGCAGGCAAGACTCGCTTCGAGCAAATATATGCTCGACCCGGATGACACCATTCGCCCGGTGAATTTGTGA
- a CDS encoding Uma2 family endonuclease → MSTVIHWTTKDLETLPDDGTRYEIVEGELLMTRAPNFEHQHVCGKLYSQLLTWSERTKAGEPYLTPGLIFADDDNVIPDLIWMSKARLVDALDDAGHFIVAPELVIEVLSYGADDERRDRVIKLALYSKYGVQDYWIVDWRNRKIEIYRRANEGLNFHSVLNQTDTLTSPLLPEFQCRVGAIFEHI, encoded by the coding sequence ATGAGCACAGTCATTCACTGGACGACAAAAGACCTTGAGACACTGCCTGACGACGGCACTCGTTATGAGATTGTCGAAGGAGAATTGCTAATGACCAGAGCGCCGAATTTTGAACATCAACATGTGTGCGGAAAACTCTATTCCCAACTACTAACCTGGAGTGAACGAACGAAAGCTGGCGAACCCTATTTAACTCCAGGCTTAATTTTTGCCGATGATGACAATGTCATTCCCGATTTAATCTGGATGAGTAAAGCAAGATTGGTTGATGCGCTCGACGATGCCGGTCATTTTATCGTTGCGCCCGAACTGGTCATTGAAGTTCTCTCATACGGCGCAGATGATGAACGCCGCGACCGGGTCATCAAACTCGCCCTTTATTCCAAATACGGCGTGCAGGATTATTGGATTGTCGATTGGCGCAATCGCAAGATTGAAATTTATCGAAGGGCGAATGAAGGTTTAAACTTTCATTCCGTTCTCAACCAAACCGACACGCTGACATCGCCTCTGCTGCCGGAATTTCAATGTCGTGTCGGAGCCATCTTTGAACATATTTGA
- a CDS encoding N-acetyltransferase: MAENQITVRLVESAKAHHQFLDLPYQLYKHHPYWVPPLRMAQKDILNIQKHPFYKAADVELFLAFRNEKPVGRIMAIVNHAANQFHHEQAGHFGFFECENNFVTAQALFDAARHWLRERGMTVMRGPFNPSTNYECALLVQGFDSSPTVMMPYNFDYYAALFEQYGFTKAMDLMAYDISLETFNYSEKLGRVAERLKNKYRIKVRTIDLKKFASEVETVRRIYNDAWSNNWGFVPVSDDEFQHIAKDLKQIVDSQVVFVAEQLSEDGKTSTPIAFFLAIPDINLALKKVTDGRLLPFGLIKLLWHSRKIDFIRIVTMGVVKDHQNLGIAAVFYDEIYKHAAQVGKYPKGEMSWILENNLMMNRSAELIGGKIAKVYRIYEKSIGD, translated from the coding sequence ATGGCTGAAAATCAAATTACGGTTCGCCTGGTTGAATCGGCAAAAGCGCATCATCAGTTTTTAGACCTACCTTACCAACTTTATAAACATCACCCATACTGGGTGCCGCCACTCAGAATGGCGCAAAAAGATATTCTCAACATCCAAAAACATCCCTTCTACAAAGCTGCCGATGTTGAACTGTTTCTTGCCTTTCGCAATGAAAAACCGGTCGGGCGGATTATGGCAATTGTCAATCACGCAGCCAATCAATTTCATCACGAACAGGCAGGGCATTTCGGATTTTTTGAATGTGAAAATAATTTCGTCACCGCGCAGGCGCTCTTTGACGCGGCGCGACACTGGCTTCGCGAACGCGGCATGACGGTGATGCGCGGACCCTTCAACCCCTCGACCAATTATGAATGCGCTCTGCTGGTACAAGGGTTTGATAGTTCGCCTACCGTGATGATGCCCTATAACTTTGACTATTACGCGGCGCTTTTTGAGCAATACGGTTTCACCAAAGCGATGGATTTGATGGCTTATGACATCAGCCTTGAAACCTTTAATTATTCGGAAAAGCTCGGTCGCGTCGCCGAGCGCTTGAAAAATAAATACCGCATCAAGGTTCGCACCATCGATTTGAAAAAATTTGCCAGCGAAGTCGAAACCGTGCGGCGCATTTATAACGATGCCTGGAGCAACAACTGGGGATTTGTGCCGGTAAGCGATGATGAATTTCAACACATCGCCAAAGACCTCAAACAGATTGTTGATTCGCAGGTGGTGTTTGTTGCCGAACAGTTGAGCGAAGACGGCAAGACCTCAACCCCCATCGCCTTTTTTTTAGCCATCCCGGACATCAACCTCGCTTTAAAAAAAGTGACCGATGGAAGGTTGTTACCTTTTGGACTCATCAAACTGCTGTGGCATTCGCGCAAAATTGATTTCATTCGCATTGTGACGATGGGGGTAGTGAAAGACCATCAAAACCTCGGCATCGCCGCAGTGTTTTACGATGAGATTTATAAACACGCCGCGCAAGTCGGCAAGTATCCGAAAGGCGAGATGAGTTGGATATTGGAAAACAATCTGATGATGAACCGCTCGGCGGAACTCATCGGCGGCAAAATCGCCAAGGTCTATCGGATTTACGAGAAATCCATCGGCGATTAG
- a CDS encoding carboxypeptidase-like regulatory domain-containing protein, with the protein MRNVPFFLIFVFVIFLMSLLQNSDSFAKEKRPDDSGSISGRVTIKGKPTAGIEIALSVYDVFPINEMTKTVTDEKGDYQFNNLESKTYWVKILAPEYIIKGEYDDEGVGKKVALVSGEKFDKASFDLIRGCVISGRVVDVDGKPIADERVELFQITNDEIDDEVFWLNNNDDKTDAQGNYRLHSVPPGRYLIAVGDDIAKIKRQKRSPMGGDHFPFNRVIRNRYFAQTFYGNVTDSSKAKVITLNEESELRDINIKMLNKGFRAYTVSGKVIDEKTGEPLKKGQVYIGNLRDGEAGSGDMAETDEVGNFEIDGLLECRFYASAGFEEDSELVSDRVDFTVKDKDITGITIRVSRGMTIQGSLVIEGGSRERALEILAQNEFRAVSRTIPGLRKIHFLHDGTFLINGLPKGSIEFWLFSRLFDLLRIEHPNAKHTNEVKDSPFSRPDDWVVELGEDSLTDVRLVLKYKSGVIKGQVEYVGELPSKKPQLGVAIKWKTERILEAGTSRDIDSNGKFFIDGLEPGDYTLSIYDRKGFRSEPKTVKVTSDSQVPVLFTIDLSKLKKS; encoded by the coding sequence ATGCGCAATGTGCCATTCTTCCTGATTTTTGTATTTGTCATTTTTCTGATGAGCCTTTTGCAAAACAGTGATTCTTTTGCAAAGGAGAAAAGACCAGATGATTCGGGTTCAATCTCCGGGCGCGTTACAATTAAAGGAAAGCCCACCGCCGGTATTGAAATTGCTTTAAGTGTTTATGATGTCTTTCCGATTAATGAGATGACTAAAACGGTGACCGATGAAAAGGGGGATTATCAGTTTAATAATCTTGAATCGAAAACTTACTGGGTAAAAATATTAGCTCCAGAATACATTATTAAGGGTGAGTACGATGATGAAGGGGTAGGAAAAAAAGTCGCGCTCGTCAGTGGAGAAAAATTTGATAAAGCCAGTTTCGATTTGATTCGCGGTTGTGTAATTTCCGGGCGAGTGGTTGATGTTGATGGCAAACCAATAGCAGATGAGCGGGTTGAATTATTTCAAATTACCAATGACGAAATTGATGATGAAGTCTTCTGGTTAAACAATAACGATGACAAAACTGACGCACAGGGAAATTATCGCCTTCATAGCGTGCCGCCGGGTCGTTACCTCATAGCGGTGGGCGATGATATAGCGAAAATAAAAAGGCAAAAAAGAAGCCCGATGGGCGGAGATCATTTCCCTTTTAATAGAGTGATTCGCAATCGCTATTTTGCACAAACCTTTTATGGCAATGTGACAGATAGTTCAAAAGCCAAAGTCATAACTCTCAATGAGGAAAGTGAACTTCGCGACATTAATATTAAAATGTTGAATAAAGGATTTCGCGCCTATACCGTCAGCGGCAAAGTGATTGATGAAAAGACCGGCGAACCGTTGAAGAAAGGTCAGGTTTACATTGGGAATCTGAGAGATGGAGAAGCTGGCTCGGGTGATATGGCTGAAACCGATGAGGTTGGAAATTTTGAAATTGATGGATTGCTCGAATGCCGGTTTTATGCAAGCGCTGGATTTGAAGAAGATTCCGAACTGGTAAGCGATAGAGTTGATTTTACAGTTAAGGATAAAGATATTACCGGAATTACAATCAGAGTAAGTCGCGGAATGACGATTCAAGGCTCACTTGTTATCGAAGGCGGCAGCCGTGAGCGAGCATTAGAAATATTAGCCCAAAATGAATTCCGGGCGGTTAGCAGAACCATTCCCGGATTAAGGAAAATCCATTTCCTACATGATGGAACCTTTTTGATTAATGGTCTGCCAAAAGGCTCGATAGAATTTTGGCTTTTCAGTCGCCTATTTGATTTACTTCGCATCGAACACCCAAACGCAAAGCATACAAATGAAGTAAAAGACAGCCCGTTTTCACGCCCAGACGATTGGGTTGTTGAATTGGGCGAGGATTCATTAACTGATGTTCGCTTAGTTCTCAAATATAAAAGTGGCGTAATCAAAGGGCAGGTCGAATATGTAGGGGAATTGCCTTCTAAAAAGCCTCAATTGGGTGTCGCTATTAAGTGGAAAACTGAGCGTATTCTTGAAGCGGGAACCAGCCGCGATATTGATTCAAACGGGAAATTTTTTATTGACGGATTGGAACCCGGTGATTACACATTATCAATCTATGATAGGAAAGGCTTTCGCTCCGAACCGAAAACCGTCAAAGTCACGAGCGATTCCCAAGTCCCGGTTTTGTTTACCATTGATTTAAGCAAATTGAAAAAGTCTTGA